A window of the Gossypium hirsutum isolate 1008001.06 chromosome A05, Gossypium_hirsutum_v2.1, whole genome shotgun sequence genome harbors these coding sequences:
- the LOC107896033 gene encoding uncharacterized protein: MKLLRRSSSKGGRSKPNEVCKRHPKHRQSPGVCSLCLVDKLSKLPSPPHCTSTSRSATKLADSNCSPLSSSSSLSSPCSSASDSALYSSSSSPMHRYRFGKDRGAGSSFSLLWFSGKNLLTKSRSVAFVSRIENNGYDDKKKKINGGFLSKLIH, from the coding sequence atgaagttatTGAGAAGATCATCATCAAAGGGTGGGCGATCCAAGCCCAATGAAGTTTGCAAAAGACACCCAAAGCATCGCCAATCTCCGGGGGTTTGTTCACTTTGTTTAGTCGACAAACTCTCTAAGTTACCATCACCACCTCATTGCACTTCCACTAGTCGTAGTGCTACTAAACTTGCAGATTCCAATTGTTCtccattatcatcatcttcttctttgtCATCTCCCTGTTCTTCAGCTTCAGATTCAGCTTtatattcttcttcttcatctcctATGCATCGTTATCGTTTTGGTAAAGATCGGGGTGCGGGCTCTTCGTTTTCTTTGTTATGGTTCAGTGGGAAGAATTTACTCACTAAAAGCAGATCAGTAGCTTTTGTTTCGAGAATCGAAAACAATGGTTATGAtgataagaagaagaagatcaaTGGTGGGTTCTTGTCAAAGTTAATACATTAA